Below is a genomic region from Equus caballus isolate H_3958 breed thoroughbred chromosome X, TB-T2T, whole genome shotgun sequence.
ttaagttcacacgttctgcttcagcagcccagtgtttgttGGTTTGGATACTGGACagggacctatgcattgcttatcaggccatggtgtggcaggtgtccaacatataaaatagaggaagatgggcacagatgttagctcagggctagtcagcaaaaagaggaggattggcggcagatgttagctcagggctaatcttcccccccccctcCCCAGAACCCCACCCAAAATAGATCAACAAAATGAACCAAAGGAAATTAGGGAGaaggaatgaattaatgaaagtaAAAGCAGAAATTGATAGAACCAAAAGATGGTCCctaagaagatcaataaaattgagaaacttcctggaaatattacttttaagagaagaaaagagaacatacACAACataagaatgaaaaaggagataTAACTACAGACACAGAACAGTTTAACAATAGCACAAGACTATTACATACCTTGACACCAATACATTATCAAATCTAGGGATAATAGATCACtttctaggaaaatatatataaccAAATATGACTGAAGAAGAGgtagaaaaatctgaataaatcaaTGACCATAAATAATACTGAAAAGATTATTTCGTATTACTCTCTCAAAATGCACCAGAAcccaaaaaagatgaaaagcttCTGAACTCATGGCTAATACTATCCTTACACCAAAAACTGGGCAAATATACCAAAACCACACCATACATACACAAAAGAGAACTGCAGACTAAACTTGTGTGTAATATTGATGGAATTTCATTGCTCTGCTTCTCTCTATGGGAGTTTGGGGGTAGGCTGAGGGAAGCTTTGTTCTCTTATGCTCCTTGCCTCTTCGCGCTCTCTCTACACTCTAGTTTCCAGAGTGGCGGCATGTGACAAAGAGAAGCAATggacaaaacagaacaaaatatcaACACATCAGTCAGAACTATGAAAAGGATTGGCAATTAGCATTTGTGCTAATAGTATAGATGCATGCATGCCTTACCTGGAAATGCTTTTCCAGGGCTTAACTAGCATCAATCATCCTAACCTGATGTCTGCACCTTCCTCCAACCAGAATCACATCCCCACAATCCTGATCGGACACTATAGAACATGTCTTTACCTTGTGTCCACGTGCAGTTCACTGAGAAGTTCGCTTTGCATATAGTCCCAGGGCAGTTCCACTGTTCCCAGGTAGTATCTTCTGGTGGCACTAAAGCTGAATGGCAAAAGGCACAGAAAGAAGCAGGTGGATAGCTCTATTTGCATGGCTCTAACTGCTAAAAAATGTTCAACTGCAGAAACAAAAGATTAATTCTCTAAAATATCTTCGGCTCTCaggagaaaaaaaggtaaattttctATGATTTAGTGAAAGGTCCCAAAATTTTTGCAGAGAATTTTAGGGAACTTTACCTGCTGAATGTGACAGCAGCATGAGCACTAAGCAGTAACGGATAGGATTGCTTCCTTTTTGGCCATGGGAAGCAGCCACAGGAAGAACTGAATAGGAAAAGGGAGGCTGAGCTAAAAACTTAACCCATTCACCTCTGAGAGCAGTAGGGGCACCAGACAGCGGCTTTAATCAGAACCtttaaggaaaggaagagagggagggagtggtCAAGGTGAAAAGGAGCTTTAATTTCTATTAACATTCCTTGCCTACTGCAACCCTCTTCCTTAGTAGTGGCAGCAAGAGAAGCTGTGGGTATTGTCAAAGATTCTGAAATCCGCTTGCGTAAGCAAGCGTAACCAGTATTCTAATAGTCTTTCTGCTTCTACTCTGCCCCTCACACAGCCACCACcgagtgactttttaaaactataaagtgGATCCTGTCACTCATTTGCTTCGGAACCCTCCACTGGCTTTTGACCTCACTCAGAGCCTAGAATATCCCCCAGGATCTGCATGTCCTTTCCCTCCACGTCTGTGGTCTCATCTCACTCTGGCTCTTCCTTAAAATACCAAGCACATACTTGTGCCTAGACCTTAGCCCCGGCTATTTCCTCTACCCGAAACACCTTTCCCTCCGATCTCCATGTTTCCACTCCCACGTGTCCTTCAAGTCTTGGCTCAAATCTTGACTTCTCAATGAGTTCAAACACGGACCACCACATTTACATTGTAAGCTCTCTACCCCCAGCGGAACTACTGATATCTTTCCACCACCCggcatttgtgtatttatttatcttgctttGTTGTTACCTGATGCTTCTTAAGGTTGTTTACATTTGGTCCAGGTATGGGATATATCTCTCTACATCAAAATGTAGCCATGGTGAGCTCAAGCAGAGACTCTATTTAGATAAACGTATTTTAGGGGGAGTAAGGGTTTCCCCAAGGGCCTCAAAATATAGGAGCTAATAAGAAGAAATTTGACTAGGGTTGATGTATGAAATGTTATTATTGAGAGTCCTTTTCCATACAGATAAGAATGTGTTGGGGAGCAATTGGTGAGGTGTTGTCCAGGTTGGAAACAAGGAGGAAAAAGCCCCTTTGGtaaacaaacatttgctgaggtCTTCTCTCTGCCAGGCACCAGGTGCAGAGATAATAGTTGGCATGTACTATATGCCAGGAAATAAGTGCTTTCTAATGCAGCTGCTATtgttgtcttcattttacaggtgatgaaactgaagcacagagaggttaggaacCTTGGCATGGTCACACAGTTTTTAAGTTGTAGCATTTAAATCCGTGTAATCTGGATCCAGAAGTTATGCTCCTAACCCCTATGCTATACTTCCTTGCCTCAGAGATGAATAACATCCAGTTCCTGCCTTCTGGGAGTCTTAGGCCAATGGGAGAAACAGAAAGGTAGACAGTTACAATACAGGGTGATAAATTCTCTGCCAGATGCTTTACACATTATCTGATTTAACCCTCAGGATGAGACTTCAAAGTGAGTACAGAGGAAGCatctgaggtgcagagaggttaaatggTTTGCGTAAGGCCACACAACTACTCATTTGTCCTAGCCAgacactgtcctaggtgctgggtGCACAGCGGTGAAAAACATAAACAAACGAGAGATAATAAGCAATACTTAAAATACTTGTGTACCTTATACAGAATGTTAGAAGGGAAAATAAGTGCCgtgcacaaaagaaaaataagcaggggaaggggaaggaggggtgTACCAGGTCGCAATTTTAAATAAGGATGGTCACGGAAAGTCTCACTGAGGTTACATTTCAGCAAAGGGACTTTGGCTTCCACACTGAGGGCAATAAGGAGCCACGGTAGGGTTCTGAATAGAGGAGGGGTGTGATCTTCCTGGTCGCAGTGGAGAGAATAGACTTGGGAGACAAGAATAGGGGCAGGTCGACCTGTTAACTGGGGCTGAGAAGTAATTGTGACTTGCGCTAGGATGGTAGCACTGGAGGGGTGAGAAATTGCTGGATTTATGTGAAGGTAGCATTTATGGGGGATGCTGATGAATTGGACTTGAGGGCTTTGAAAGAGAGGAGTTTGGAATAACACCGAGGTTTTTGGAACAGTGAAGTTGCCATTAACTGGTATGTGGTGACAGCAAGAGGAATAGCCTAGGGTTGGGTGGGGAGATGTGCCCTGGCACATGGTTAAAGGGCTTTGTAGGCATTGCAGGCAAGGAAGCTCTTTTCTTTCCGAGTGCTTCTCTTAGTTATTGTGGTTGTAATGTTTGTTTAAATGTGTCTTTCTCCACTAGAACAGCGTCGGGGACACAGTAGGcagtaataaatatttgctcaatgCTTACATGAACAAATACGACAAGcctgctttctttatttttagtaaagTAATGGGGAAAAGAGTCTACTAGAGAAGGGCCACGTCGCAGTCGCCTCCTAGGAACTTCCTTTTAGCTGAGCAACAGGTCCAGCATCTTGCTGACCCGGCCGGCTTTCTGAGCACGCGCGTCTCGGCCTGTCTgctgggcggggccgcggggcttGTGACACCGCCCGCTGAGCCTTGTGACGCAGCTCTGCGTGCGGGGTGGGAAGTGACCGCCCCGCGCCCAGCCTGCCCTCTTCCGCTGTCGCTGTAGGAATGGAAACATCTGCCCCACGTGCCGGAAGCCAGCTTGCGGCGACGACGGCGCGCCACTCCGCGTCCTATCGCGCTGAGCCCCTGCGGCTGTCATCGCGAGACGAGCTCGCCGAAATGGCCGCGTCCGCTCAAGGTAACCGCGCCGCGGGGAGCCGCCTTCCTGGGCTCCGGAAGGGGACGGGCTCCGCGCCTGCTCGTCCCGGCAGAGCTCCCCAGGGAGCCCAAGCGGCCTGTGGGCGGAAAGGGCGCCCAGGGCTCACCCCTGACCCGGCAGCTCCCAGGCTCCGGCCAAGGTCAGGCGCCAGACTGGGGCCGAACTGCCCCGGGGTGTTGTCTCCTGTCAAGCTCGCTTGGCCTTCCGGCGCCGCCCCCCACAGCCTAAGCCCGGAGACGTTCCGTCCCTGTTCTCGGAAGCGCTCTGGCACCTTGAGACGAGGGCGGATCTTTTGTCCCTAAGGACGTTCATCTCAGACATCTGTCAAGAGTGTTTTTTAATGCAAGGCGCCTCCCTCTGCGTTATTGATGGTTTTGAAAGAGTAGTACACATGGGCTGGTACTTTGAAATTGTCTTTTATTGAGGCTGCGTAGTCAAAGGAAGATTTCCTGTAATATACGCAGTGGAGCGCATCTTTAAGTCATGCTTCTTACCCTACTTCTTTGAATGCTTCAGGTTATATTCATTTCAGTATTGGCTCACAAGATCCGATGGCTAAACAGAGCCATAATCAAAAACTTAATCatataaacttaaaattacataaattgtATTAGAAGCaaaggcagtgaaactactccaAACATCACTTTCTTGTTATTTGCCATGTTTTACTGTTATCTgtgctcttgaggttatttacatctGTTGTGTCTGTGTAGTGGAAAGAACATAGTGTGGTGCACtactgtgcatctcttcccaactctgcgtTCAGTGATGTCACGCTCTCGGTGAGTGAATACACCGTGGAAATTGGTATACACTGCAAGTCAgcacctcctttcccctccccaagcCGGTTGTTACACCTTTACGAGCACACCACTAAATTTGAGTGACTCTAAGGGGTTGGAATGCACAATGTCATTATTTTCCTGCAGAGCGGACTGCCCTCATTCACTTAAACTGTATAGGTTGATCAGACACTTGCAACTATGAAATTGTTGTGAGAAATTTTGAGGTTTACATAATGAATTTCAATCCTTATCATAGTGATGATCACATAATACTGTGATCACTGATTTCCTGGCAAGGCTAGTGACTTACTTTTGTCTGCATAGTGCTTGGCAATGTTTGTCGAATGACTGAATGAAGTTGGGTAAACTAAACGTCTCTGATTTGACCCCCCTTTTCACTGGAGCCCCCTATTGAGGTAAGGGGCTtggtaaaattacaaaaaaacaaaacccaaaactcaTTCTTGTTTTCAGTGATATTCTTTACCCCAGGGAGAAAGTTTCTTCTTCAACATAGCAGTAATATTTTGTTGTTACATTAGAAAGTTTTTTTTCGTTTAACTACTTGTGAGGCCATATAAGGCTCAGTTCTTCAAACATCCATATTTTGGTTCTGCTAAATTGGGACCTATGATCCATCTTGAATTATAGTTTGcgtatggtgtaaggtagggattgagattctttttttttttcatacagATACCTAATAGTTCTAACACAATTACTGAAAACACCGATTTCCCCATTAAATTACCTTGGTGCCATGTTATtgaaaaatcaaataactatATGTGTAGATCTACTTCTGGactctgtattttcttccacTGATTTATTTGTATATCCTTAGGTCAGTTTTACACTGTATCAAATATAGTAGCTTTATAAATCTTGACATTTGGTAGCTATATTGTACTGTAGCTCTGTAAGTCTTGAAATTCcttgaactttgttctttttttcccaaaattgttTTGGCCACTTGTCGTACATTGTACTTCCTAAATGATTGCAGCAGTATCTCCCATTCCACATACTCTTTTTTCATTGTGACTTTGACACTCCTCCCACTGAGTGATGGGGCCTATATTCCCTCTTGAATCTGAGTGGAAGTTTGTGACTGCTCCAATAGAATTCGGTGAAAGTAACTGAGGTTACTGAGCTTCTGAGGTTCGGTCTTAAATGGTAATATAGCTTCTGCCTAGCCCTCAAGATCCCTAACACCCTCCCTCCCTTGGGACAGGCGCCTGTGAACCTAGCCACCATGCTATAAGGAAGCCCAAACTAACCCACATAGAGAGGCACCCTGTGTGTGTGAATGTAGTAGATGATTCCAGGCCCCTGCCAGTAATTCTTCCAGCTGAAGCCTCAGACatcatggagcagagatgagctgtAATGCTGTATCCTGTCTGAATTTCTGATCCACAGAATCTGAGACCATAATGATTGTTTTCCTCTATgaagtttggggtaatttgttatatagCCATAGTAACTGGAACACTACTCTAGGTCCTTCACacctccatataaattttagaaccagcTCATCAATTTCTAGATAAAAACCTACTTTTTCATTGGGATTGCAGTGAACCTATAGATCACTATGGAGTGAATGAACATCTTACAAATATTGAGTCTTGCAAAACATATAGTATATGTCTCTATTAATTTAAGtcatcttcagtttctctctgcACTGCTTTGTCGTTTACAGTGTAGAAATCTTTTgcatctttcattaaatttatccCTCCATTATCTTCCCACAGAAGGGGATTCTACATTTTGTTAACTCTTTTTCCCTTCttaggcaaatcatttaacctctgagcttccatttcttaattataaaatggggttaataaatAGTACCTTGTTTTGCACCTACTTTTTTCTGTGGATTTAATTAAATATACATGTTTATTGCTTAGCACATTGCCTAGTAAATAGTAAGAGCTCAATTAAACATTATCTTTTACCTTTATTATCACTGGAGATCCGCATAGTACTGAGAATTTCTGAATTTGTGGATTACTGAATAGTATTGTTTCTCCTAAAAAGGAAGggcaaataaagaaaatccatTTCATTTAGGATGCATTGTTAAGTATTACTAGAAGTTTTTCCTAGgtccttttgcttgtttttgaattTGAGAGGAAAAACTAGAGTTCTAATTCTAAATTGTCTAGGTTTTCTTTCTCTAAGACATATTATTTGTTGattttagttgatttttaaaaattgctagtCAGAATTTCAGAGTtaatttactatttaaaatagaataatatttgGAGGTTATTACAACTATCTCTATTCTAAAATTCCTTAAATATCTCTTAATTTAATTAGGAATTGTAGCGATTTATTGTAAAAGTAACTGTGTTTTTATTCAGTATCTTAATTCTTGTAGGAAACTTTGAGGGAAATTTTGATTCACTGGATCTTGCAGAATTTGCTAAAAAGCAGCCGTGGTGGCGCAAGCTGTTCGGGCAGGAATCTGGGCCTTCAGCCGAAAAGTATAGTGTGGCAACCCAGCTGTTAATTGGAGGCGTCACTGGATGGTAAGTGATGTGAAAGATGTCCAGTGTCTTTTTTTGCGTGATTTAGTATTGTGGTTATAAGAaccatctccttttttttccttcttcttctccccaaagccccccagtacatagttgcatattttagttgtgggtccttctagttgtggcatgtgggacactgcctcagcgtggcctgatgagcagtgccatgtcggtgcccaggatctgaactggggaaaccccgggccgccgaagcggagcgcgggaacttaaccactcggctgtggggccggccccggaaCCATCTCCTTTAACCAGTAAAAACACATTGACTTTTGTGAAATTGATCACTCAATGTATAGCATTCATCTAAACGTCATGTTAAAGTGTTGTTTAATGGTTACACATAgtgtttactatatgccaggtactattttaagtatttatataGAGGTCTCATTTCCTTGTCACAGCCACTCTGAAATTGGTATTGTTATCATCTatcctcatttttttccagttttattgagaaatagcTGACATACAttactgtgtaagtttaaggtatatagCATGATGGTTTCATTtacatatgttgtgaaatgattaccacaataggtttagttaacatccatcatctcatatagatacaatagaaagaaaagaaaaagaattttccttgTGCTGAGaaagttaatttattttctaattctgaaaTCATGCTTATTCATTATAGAATTATTGGACAGTACAGAAAAGAGTTAAGAAGAAGACACCCTTCCTCGTCCTTCATTATTCTCTTGGGTTTCTGAATTTTACAAcctcctctttcttggtttcctCTTTAGTTTTACTGTAGTACATAGTCAGTGTCTTCTAAGGGCTAccatttctgaaaatgtcttcattcttCCCCCAAAGCTGATTCATAGTTTGGCTATGAATTCTAGGCTGCAAAGAACTTTTAAGGTATTGCTCCATTATATTGCCAGTCTAATTCTCATGCCTTTGAATGTGACTTGTTTCTCCCAGGGGAAGCTTAAAtatcttctctgtgttttctgaaATTCCACAATCATAATGTTGTGTGGggattctttttaatttatcctGCTTGAGAATTTTAATAGGAAGACTCAAATcttctcatttttaataatttcttctatcatttctttgattttttttgtgcATATAATACATGTACATTTTAATGAATACATATAGAGTGAACACCTACGTAACAACCACTCAGGTTAAAAAAATGTGGCTGGTACCCCAAAAACCTGTAGAGATAAATGTTGTCCTGACTGTTATgcgttatttccttcctttctttgtagCTTTAACGTCAATTCTGTCACTAAATAATATACTGTAGTTTACCTGGAACTACAGGAACTTCTTagctattttctttatttcttattttgttaacaatttaataaataaattggcATATCATCAGCTGCACCTATTTAAgcagtttgataagttttgacatgtaCACACCCataaaccatcaccacaataagATAACGAACATATCCGTTACTCTAAAAGTTTCTTTATACCTCTTTATGATCCCACCCTCCCTTTCATGCCCCCAaccaaccactgatctgctttctatcactatagattaCTTTGTGTCTTCtagaattatatataaatggaattatacagtatgtattcttttattctgacttctttcacttagcatactgatTTTGAGGTTCATCTGTGCTGTGTGTATAagtagtttcttcctttttattgctgggtagtgttccattgcatggatgaaccagtttgtttatccattcgcctTTGAGGGATATTGGTTTATTTCCACTTTTAGGCTAAAACTcttatgaacatttgtgcacaagcCTTTGTATGAACATATGCTGTCATTTCTTttgtgtaaatacctaggaatagtATGGCTGGGTCAAATAGTAGGTAAATGTTTTAACTATTTAAGAACCTCCCAAACAGTCTAAAGTGCTGTACCATACTTACAtctccaccagcagtgtatgagggttccagtttctccacatcctcactaacacttggcataatgtctttTTGATtgcagccatcctagtggatgtgaagtgatatctcattgtggttttaatttgcattatcctaatgactaatgaggatgagcatcttttcatgggcttatttttgccatccatatatctttggtgaagtatctgttcaaatcttttctgtatttttattgggaTGTTGGTTTTCTCTcattactgagttgtaagagttttttatatattctggatacaagtcttatATCAGATATGTGACTTGGAAATATATTCTACTTTATAGCTTTTTATgatcttaacagtgtctttcaaagagcagaagttcttaatcttgaaatgtaatttatcatctttttcttttatagctcTAACTTTTGGTGTCGTATCTGAGAACATTTGCGTAACCCATGATCACCAAgatttcctctgtgttttcttctagactatATATGGGATTAGATTTTTCATTtaggtccatgatccattttgatttactGTTTGTGTATGTTGTAAGGTAGGAATCCAAgttctttttttgcatatggatatctaaTTGTGCCCAcatgatttgttgaaaagactataaTTCTCCACACTCAGTTGCCTTTGCACCtgtgtcaaaaatcaattgactatatgtCTGTTTCCGAACTCTTTGTTAAATTGATTTGTACATCTTggtgccaatatcacactgttttgattaactttataataagttatgaaatcaggtagtataaatcttacaactttgttctttttcaaatttgatttGACTCTTCTAGGTACTTagcattttcatatgaattttagaatcagcttgttgcCAATTTCTACAAAAAGCCTGAGGGGATTTTGACTGGGAGTATATTGATCCTTAAATatggtttctctctccatttgtttaggtttcttttaatttccttcagcaaTGATTTGtaagtcttgcacatctttttttttttctgctttatctccccaaatcccccccatacacagttgtatatcttagttgcaggtccttctggttgtggcatgtgggatgccacctcaacgtggcctgatgagcagtgccatgtccgcgcccaggatccgaaccggcgaaaccctgggccactgaagcggagcatgcgaacttaaccactcggccacggggctggcccctgttgcacatcttttatcagatttatccctaagtatttcatatttttgatggtattgtaaatgctattactttttcaatttcaatttctcattgttcattgtttatatatagaaatgcaattgacttttgtatattgatcttgtatacTGCAATCTTGTCAAAGTCACTTAGTAGTTTGCAGAGTttgggggtccccaagaccaccctcatGTTTGATAATTCCCTAGGAGGATTCACAGAACTCACTGAGAACTGGTATACTCATGGTTATGATTTtttacagcaaaaggatacagattaaaatcagtcAAGGGAAGAGGCACatgtcctttgttttcttttggatcaaatatatatgtgtatatatgtatgtatgtatagtataaatatgtatattatgtatgtgtgtatatatataatttttttattaaggtgaaattcatataacataaaactaagattttaaagtgtacgattcacccgcatttagtacattcacagggttgtgcaaccatcacctctatctagttccagaaaattttcattgcccagaaataaaaccccaTATCCATTGAGCAGTTACTGccctttctccccttcccctggcaaccaccagtctactttctgtttctctggatttgcctattctggacatttcatataaatagaatcatacaatatgtgaccttgtGCATCTGGCTTCCACTGGCCCTAATTCCCTTACATGAAGCCATTAACTGACATTTTTCAACTAAGATTGTTTAATCAGTGATAAAAGCGAACCGGATCATTACTTAGCTCTTATTTCTCCCATGTTTTTGTTATAATTGTAAATTAATGATAAAGACTCTTAATCACTAATTCCTAAATCTCATCATAAGCCCAGCATAATGCTTTTTGATGTTCATCCATGTCATAGTGTGTATCAGAGAAGATGCCATTTAAAGCCATGGAACTAGATGGGAACATCTAGGAAGTTAATACACATAGAGAAAAGAGGTCCTAGGACTGAGCCTTGGAGCAATTCAACATTTAGAGATCAGGAAGACGAGGAATCAACAAAAGAGTCTGAGAGGAACAGCCAGTGAGGAAtgaggaaaaccaagagagaatGGTATTTCAGAGCAATAAGTTATTTCAAGAAGAATAATCGACTATGTCAAAGCTGCTGGTAGGTCACATGAGATAAAGGCTGACGAGTGGACATTAGGATCTGGTAAGGTTGAGATCACTGGTAACCTTCATAAGAATGGTTTCCTTGAAGTCACGGGACAAAAGCCTGCTTGGAGTGGGTTTGAGAGAATGGGCAGCGGGGACAGATAGATACAGCAAGTATAGACAACCCGTAAGTAGTTTTGCTGTaaaggggagcagagaaaagggaaggtgGATGGAGAAGAATGGGAGTTTAGGGAAGACGTTTTCAACAATGGTTAATAATTTTAGCATATTAGTGTACagtaatgaacaaaacaaaatccttgcCCTTGTGGAGCAAGGTTGCGCAAGGGAgatagacaaaaataaagaaatcagatAATTAGATTAAATTGGCCGCTAGATTTAGCCAGTCAGATATCAGATGAACATTTCATTCAACATATTCCCCTGctttttcatctgtttcttcctTGTTTTCATATTGTTCCAAATGCCACTCCTGTCCACCTACTTGTTGAGGGCAGAATCCTATTCCTTATCCCTTGCAACCACTCTGTCCTCAAACTCAGGCATGTTTTATTTGCTTCACAAACAGTTCTCAGGGCTGCTCCCTCCTTAACATTTATCCCATACAACCTTAGTTCAGTCCACCAGCGTTGTTCTTCCAGATTGCTACTGCAGCCTCCCAACTGGAGTCTCTGTGTGGATCCTTTCTGGAACCCtttaatccattctccacactatAGCCagagtcatcttttaaaaatgcaacctGGGAGTTTTAAGAGGTTTGCTCAAGACCACAAAATTAATAAGTAAGCCAAGATTTGACTCAGGGTCTTTCTGAGTTCAGAGCCTCTGCTATATACTTATGCCATGCTCCCCCTGGGGCCTGGCTTTATGTATGGGGTAGGAAGGAGCTGGATCATGCCAAGGTAAGTAGGATCTGAACATTATTAGAagtgcatgtttgtgtgtatctGACAGCATGTCAACTTGTCTGatgctggttttgtttttgtaggTGCACAGGTTTCATATTCCAGAAGGTTGGAAAGTTGGCTGCAACAGCTGTGGGAGGTGGATTTTTTCTCCTTCAGGTCTGTATGTGAAATATTCCTAGAAGTTTGGAAATTCCACTTGCCCATTAGGAATGTGGTGTGAGGAGCTGTAATCTAGATAGTCTTGGCGTTTTATACTAGAATAGCCTTTGCTCTTGTTTTCCTGTactatttgaaatactagtgACCATTTGAGTCAAACTTCATCAATTACTAGTCGTCATTTATAACATGAGGACATTAGTACATATTCTTTATCATAGCTCCCTTAGACCCGTtgaaatattaagcaaatatgatttcaaaaatacAAAGTGTAATGCAAGTGCCCTGTGATACGATTTATTCTTATACACTAATATAGCCAGCTTTGATCCGAGAGCAGTTGATGAGAAATGAGGGCTAGATGACAGTACAGGCAGATGTCCTATGTTGTCTCTTTGGCCTGAAGTTTATTTCAGAACCACTAGGTGCTAGTTTTCTGGGTGCTAGGATGCTCTGCAGCATTGGTTTGCAAACTTGAATCCACACTGGAATTACTTGAGAGTTTTAAAAACTACTGATGCTTGGAGCCTagccccaccccccgccccctgtGCCTGATTTTTGACAGGGAGTGGCTGGAGCTGGATGAGCAGAGGTCTGGGCTGGCTgggcctctctctgtctctcgccccctcccccgctcctcGAACCCCTTCCTAGCTCTCAATAGTCTCAGAGCTCCTCCACATGGTCCTTCTGCATGGGCTAGTTTAAG
It encodes:
- the FUNDC2 gene encoding FUN14 domain-containing protein 2, translated to METSAPRAGSQLAATTARHSASYRAEPLRLSSRDELAEMAASAQGNFEGNFDSLDLAEFAKKQPWWRKLFGQESGPSAEKYSVATQLLIGGVTGWCTGFIFQKVGKLAATAVGGGFFLLQLANHTGYIKVDWQRVEKDMKKAKEQLKIRKSNQIPTEVKSKAEEVVSFVKKNVIVTGGFFGGFLLGMAS